A single genomic interval of bacterium harbors:
- a CDS encoding propionyl-CoA synthetase, translating into MASRFDEIHRRSITDPEGFWGEAAEDIHWYKRWDKVLDDTTPPFYRWFVGGEVNTCYNALDLHVENGRANQLALIYDSPVTGSQKKYTYRELRDEVSVFAGALRAQGVNKGDRVILYMPMVPEAAIAMLACARIGAVHSVVFGGFAPNELATRLNDAKPKLIVAASCGIEPSGVIKYKPLLDEAIRLADSKPEKCIILQRPQAEAEMIAGRDIDWQDAVKDAPPVDCVPVAATDPLYILYTSGTTGEPKGVVRDNGGHMVALKWSMKNVYGVEPGEVYWAASDVGWVVGHSYIVYAPLFHGCTTILFEGKPVGTPDAGVYWRVIAEHGVKVLFTAPTAFRAIKRDDPNAGLMKNHDIRGFRTLFLAGERSDPDTIQWAERHIQKPVIDHYWQTETGWPVLANCVGIETLPIKYGSPTKPVPGYDLRAVGPDNQTVGAGEMGALVLKLPLPPGTLPTLWNADARYQASYLSEFPGYYKTGDAGYIDEDGYVFVMSRTDDIINVAGHRLSTGAMEEVLSSHADVAECAVMGVHDDLKGEVPLGFLVLKAGVDRANDEICREVVQMVRERIGPVASFKQATVVKRLPKTRSGKILRGTMREIADGKEYKIPATIDDPAILPEIEEALQSVGYAKK; encoded by the coding sequence ATGGCCAGCCGGTTCGACGAAATCCACCGACGATCGATCACCGACCCGGAGGGCTTCTGGGGAGAGGCCGCCGAGGACATCCACTGGTACAAGAGATGGGACAAAGTACTCGACGACACGACCCCGCCCTTCTACCGCTGGTTCGTCGGCGGCGAGGTGAACACCTGCTACAACGCGCTCGACCTCCACGTGGAGAACGGCCGGGCCAATCAGCTGGCGCTCATCTACGACAGCCCCGTCACCGGAAGCCAGAAAAAATACACCTACCGCGAGCTGCGCGACGAGGTGTCCGTTTTCGCCGGCGCCCTCCGCGCCCAGGGGGTGAACAAGGGCGACCGCGTCATCCTCTACATGCCGATGGTGCCCGAGGCGGCTATCGCCATGCTGGCCTGCGCCCGCATCGGCGCAGTGCACTCGGTCGTCTTCGGCGGCTTCGCGCCCAACGAGCTGGCCACCCGCCTCAACGACGCCAAGCCGAAACTCATCGTCGCCGCCTCGTGCGGTATCGAGCCGAGTGGCGTCATCAAATACAAGCCCCTTCTCGATGAGGCCATCCGCCTCGCCGATTCGAAGCCGGAAAAGTGCATCATCCTCCAGCGGCCCCAGGCCGAGGCGGAGATGATCGCGGGCCGGGACATCGACTGGCAGGACGCCGTCAAGGACGCCCCGCCGGTGGACTGCGTTCCCGTCGCGGCGACCGATCCGCTCTACATCCTCTACACCTCGGGAACGACCGGCGAGCCCAAGGGCGTGGTGCGCGACAACGGCGGCCACATGGTCGCCCTGAAATGGAGCATGAAGAACGTCTACGGGGTCGAGCCGGGCGAGGTCTACTGGGCGGCCTCGGACGTGGGCTGGGTCGTGGGCCACTCCTACATCGTCTACGCCCCCCTCTTCCACGGGTGCACGACGATCCTTTTCGAGGGAAAGCCCGTCGGCACCCCGGACGCCGGTGTTTACTGGCGCGTCATCGCCGAGCACGGCGTCAAAGTGCTCTTCACCGCGCCGACCGCCTTCCGCGCCATCAAGCGCGACGACCCGAACGCCGGGCTCATGAAAAACCACGACATCCGCGGCTTCCGCACCCTCTTTCTCGCGGGCGAGCGCTCCGACCCCGACACCATCCAGTGGGCCGAGCGGCACATCCAAAAACCCGTCATCGATCACTACTGGCAGACCGAGACCGGCTGGCCCGTGCTCGCCAACTGCGTCGGCATCGAGACGCTTCCTATCAAGTACGGCTCGCCGACCAAGCCCGTGCCGGGCTATGACCTCCGCGCCGTGGGGCCCGACAACCAGACGGTCGGCGCCGGGGAAATGGGCGCCCTCGTGTTGAAGCTTCCCCTTCCGCCCGGAACGCTGCCCACCCTGTGGAACGCGGACGCCCGCTATCAGGCGTCCTACCTCAGCGAATTCCCCGGCTACTACAAGACGGGGGACGCCGGCTACATTGACGAGGACGGCTACGTCTTCGTCATGTCCCGCACCGATGACATCATCAACGTCGCCGGCCACCGCCTCTCCACCGGCGCGATGGAAGAAGTGCTATCGTCCCATGCCGATGTGGCCGAGTGCGCCGTCATGGGCGTCCACGATGACCTCAAGGGAGAAGTCCCCCTCGGCTTCCTCGTCCTGAAGGCGGGCGTGGACCGCGCGAATGATGAGATCTGCCGGGAAGTTGTCCAGATGGTCCGCGAGCGGATCGGCCCGGTCGCCTCGTTCAAGCAGGCCACCGTCGTCAAGCGCCTGCCCAAGACCCGCTCGGGGAAAATCCTCCGCGGGACCATGCGCGAGATCGCCGACGGCAAGGAATACAAGATACCCGCCACGATCGACGATCCCGCCATCCTCCCCGAGATCGAGGAAGCGCTCCAGAGCGTGGGATACGCGAAAAAGTAA
- a CDS encoding methyl-accepting chemotaxis protein: protein MQWTVGKRVWALAVSLVFILAVIFALTYFGIDDLGRTALAQIQKSKEAPSRYVEAVHKNSIESVSHLRGWLIENDPAHRKMRKEVWDDLKKNWSLAKLRIRPHWDKEEFALLLEESGRLVQVFYEIQNEIESAGKGAARVGPVVAMLTQSLGRLGRIFQRLEIGDQAIIGHRVRFVKNISVLLLAAGLFLALVMAYLVVRGLVRVLRYNAEELDSLSMQIAAAAAQLSASSASFSKGATEQANSLEETSTSLEEISAMSQENANLATGGKQTMDEMMMAMSEIDSSSQKINTIIKTIDGIAFQTNLLALNAAVEAARAGEHGKGFAVVADEVRNLAQRSASAAKDTAGLIEENVEKSKRGAELAGKCGDALANILNGSKEVATGVEQISSAVIQMDQTTQSNASSAEKTAASSGKLNSHADSMERAVSVLLGLVGAGAGEGGEDERAPAPPRRSLLPWRRSAKKKKDRAREEGKTRKKRPEREPVADWAEAEMPVNGGAVPQAAGRVSSGAGKEEDFSMF from the coding sequence ATGCAGTGGACAGTCGGGAAGAGAGTCTGGGCGCTGGCCGTCTCGCTGGTTTTTATCCTGGCCGTGATTTTTGCGCTCACCTATTTCGGGATTGACGACCTGGGCCGAACGGCTTTGGCGCAAATTCAAAAATCGAAAGAGGCGCCTTCCCGTTACGTCGAAGCGGTCCACAAGAATTCCATTGAGAGCGTTTCGCATCTCCGGGGCTGGCTGATCGAGAACGATCCCGCCCACAGGAAAATGAGGAAGGAAGTCTGGGACGATCTCAAGAAAAATTGGTCGCTGGCAAAACTTCGAATCCGCCCGCATTGGGACAAGGAAGAGTTCGCGCTTTTGCTGGAAGAGTCGGGGCGGCTCGTGCAGGTTTTCTACGAAATTCAAAATGAGATAGAGAGCGCCGGCAAGGGGGCCGCGCGCGTCGGGCCGGTGGTCGCAATGCTCACGCAAAGCCTGGGCCGGCTGGGGCGCATCTTTCAGAGGCTCGAGATCGGCGATCAGGCGATCATCGGTCACCGTGTCCGCTTTGTGAAAAACATCTCTGTCCTTCTGCTCGCGGCCGGCCTTTTTCTCGCCCTCGTGATGGCATACCTGGTCGTCCGGGGGCTGGTCCGCGTCCTGCGGTACAACGCCGAGGAGCTGGATTCCCTGTCGATGCAGATCGCCGCCGCCGCGGCGCAGCTTTCTGCGTCGAGCGCGTCCTTCTCGAAGGGCGCCACCGAGCAGGCCAACAGCCTGGAGGAGACATCCACCAGCCTGGAGGAGATCTCCGCCATGAGCCAGGAGAACGCCAATCTGGCCACCGGGGGAAAGCAGACCATGGACGAAATGATGATGGCGATGAGCGAGATCGACAGCTCCTCGCAGAAGATCAACACCATCATCAAGACGATCGACGGCATCGCCTTTCAGACGAACCTTCTCGCCCTGAACGCGGCCGTCGAGGCGGCCCGCGCGGGCGAGCACGGCAAGGGATTCGCCGTGGTGGCCGACGAGGTGCGGAATCTCGCCCAAAGGAGCGCGTCGGCCGCGAAGGATACGGCGGGCCTGATCGAGGAGAATGTCGAGAAAAGCAAAAGGGGGGCGGAGCTGGCCGGAAAGTGCGGAGATGCGCTTGCCAACATTCTCAACGGCTCGAAAGAGGTTGCAACCGGGGTGGAGCAAATCAGCTCGGCGGTGATTCAGATGGATCAGACGACGCAGAGCAACGCGTCGTCCGCGGAGAAGACGGCGGCCTCGAGCGGGAAGCTCAACAGCCATGCCGATTCGATGGAGAGGGCCGTGAGCGTGCTGCTGGGGCTGGTCGGTGCAGGGGCCGGCGAGGGAGGGGAAGACGAACGAGCGCCCGCCCCCCCGCGCCGCTCGCTCCTCCCCTGGAGGAGGAGCGCGAAGAAGAAGAAGGACCGCGCGCGCGAGGAGGGAAAGACCCGGAAAAAGCGCCCGGAGCGAGAACCGGTGGCGGATTGGGCGGAGGCGGAGATGCCCGTCAACGGTGGCGCCGTCCCGCAGGCCGCCGGGCGGGTCTCCTCCGGGGCGGGTAAGGAGGAGGATTTCAGCATGTTCTAG
- a CDS encoding hydantoinase B/oxoprolinase family protein codes for MTPKDTYRIGIDTGGTFTDVIAVRASDGAVFSSKVPSTPQDPSRALAGAIDKILEATGASADQVAALVHGTTVATNALLEREEHNMGLLVNEGFRFLLEIARQSVPDGYGNSFFWVKPPRLVPAHRVLEAGGRMDFRGEELQPLDEEAVRAAATKFRAMEIETIGVCLLHSYVNPAHELRVREIFAEAYPDCHLSLSCEVLPEYQEYERALTTLMDAACKPVIKSYIARAAALVAERLGERTPFLVMKSNGGGMSGKAAVERPLTTALSGPAGGVLAGAALAGAAGLRRVITFDAGGTSTDVSVVENGAPRYTTGAKLGHYPVKVPMIDIETVGTGGGSIAWVSSEGRLRVGPRSAGAEPGPMCYAKGGNEPTVTDAQLYLGRMPDRLVGGGLVLEKQRADEGILRLAGALNLPPEEAARGVLEVAAWNQALAIRRMTVNRGKDPRDYALVAFGGAGPLMAADIAGVLGVREVLVPPQPGCGSAAGLAEVDLRNDYVRTRIARLDEVPPEEAESAFLEMEWEAQADFAREDVPENSQMLLRSADMRYFGEGQEMNITLPGNGGFAKSLEAAVTAFHEAYRFEFGFNYKGRVPVELVNLRLTAAGKIRCAERQKYPAGQGADRARKGERPVYFPEDGFRPTAFYDRMLLGGGDAFEGPAIVEDFGSTTVVPPGGRCEVDEWGNLRIALPAAEEKAESASPGASPVVQEIVEGALYAAEREMEDLVERTARSPLIRDMHDYRVGLFDREGNKLTGRSYSAVVGPVLKNWPIGEIHEGDVFLWNDVYLAEGGIGHLPDLCSCVPIFHRGELAAFALAFGHHDDIGGMVPGSLPTNATEIFQEGLLVPPIKLYEKGVRNEAAYQIIFRNSRLSEHLQADIDAEIGACRAGGARMVELLDRFGQETVFACFAALLDKCENTIREELLSKIEDGTYEWEDYIESDGVEKDKLHALKLRMTKKEGRLILDFSGTSPQAKGPINWPGNYADGAFLKKWIGPILRNLADSYDRMFEVDINEGICRLIDVKFPPPGTLITPEFPAPTNMRTFTILRLLSLFCGVLGLATRGKMPADQETIRYWGLHGRDADGKFFLFREILGGGSGGREWGDGVDCIHVVPNSRNLPVEFSESRFPVRIERLGLAEDSGGPGNRRGGLGYFKEVRVLCECEALSNADRSVLSPWGVNGGRAGGRYSVTINPGTPVEKEVPALSNRIQVHEGDLIRVVTTGGGGWGDPAAREPQRVREDVLQGKVSAESAMRHYGVIFKNQEDFELDGEGTVAFRQMMVSRRKKIGFFDRGPGFDALREASNRKEKKRKPVPGKPR; via the coding sequence ATGACGCCAAAAGACACTTATCGCATCGGCATCGATACGGGCGGGACCTTCACGGATGTGATCGCCGTCCGCGCCTCCGACGGCGCGGTTTTCTCGTCCAAAGTCCCCTCTACCCCGCAGGATCCTTCCCGGGCGCTGGCCGGCGCCATCGACAAGATCCTGGAGGCGACGGGCGCTTCTGCCGATCAGGTTGCGGCGCTCGTTCACGGCACCACGGTGGCGACCAACGCGCTGCTCGAGCGCGAGGAGCACAACATGGGGCTTCTCGTGAACGAGGGCTTCCGCTTTCTTCTCGAGATTGCCCGCCAGAGCGTTCCCGACGGATACGGCAACTCCTTTTTCTGGGTAAAGCCCCCCCGGCTGGTTCCGGCCCACCGCGTTCTCGAGGCGGGCGGGCGGATGGACTTCCGGGGCGAGGAGCTTCAGCCCCTCGACGAGGAAGCCGTCCGTGCGGCGGCCACGAAATTCCGCGCGATGGAGATCGAAACGATCGGGGTCTGCCTGCTTCATTCCTATGTCAATCCCGCCCACGAGCTGCGGGTGCGCGAGATTTTTGCCGAGGCGTATCCCGATTGCCACCTCTCGCTCTCCTGCGAGGTGCTGCCCGAGTACCAGGAGTATGAGCGGGCGCTCACCACCTTGATGGACGCTGCCTGCAAGCCGGTGATCAAGAGCTACATCGCCCGCGCCGCCGCGCTTGTGGCCGAGCGCCTGGGCGAGCGCACGCCGTTTTTGGTGATGAAATCCAACGGCGGGGGGATGAGCGGCAAAGCGGCGGTGGAGAGGCCCCTGACGACGGCACTCTCGGGGCCGGCCGGTGGGGTGCTGGCGGGCGCCGCCCTCGCGGGCGCGGCCGGGCTCCGGCGGGTGATCACCTTCGATGCGGGAGGTACCTCGACCGATGTCTCCGTTGTCGAGAACGGGGCGCCCCGCTATACGACCGGGGCGAAGCTGGGCCACTACCCCGTCAAGGTTCCCATGATCGACATCGAGACGGTCGGCACGGGCGGCGGCTCCATCGCCTGGGTCAGCTCCGAGGGAAGGCTTCGCGTCGGACCGCGGAGCGCGGGCGCAGAGCCCGGTCCGATGTGCTACGCGAAGGGAGGGAACGAGCCCACCGTGACGGACGCCCAACTGTATCTGGGGCGGATGCCGGATCGGCTGGTGGGCGGCGGCCTTGTCCTCGAAAAGCAAAGGGCGGATGAGGGCATCCTCCGCCTCGCAGGCGCGCTCAACCTTCCGCCCGAGGAAGCGGCGCGCGGCGTTCTCGAGGTTGCCGCCTGGAACCAGGCGCTGGCGATACGCCGGATGACCGTCAACCGGGGGAAGGACCCGCGCGACTACGCCCTCGTGGCCTTCGGGGGGGCGGGACCGCTCATGGCGGCGGACATCGCCGGGGTGCTCGGGGTGCGCGAGGTGCTGGTGCCGCCCCAGCCGGGCTGCGGGAGCGCCGCCGGTCTCGCCGAGGTGGACCTGCGGAACGATTACGTGCGGACGCGGATCGCGCGCCTCGATGAGGTTCCCCCGGAGGAGGCCGAGTCCGCTTTCCTGGAGATGGAGTGGGAGGCGCAGGCCGATTTCGCCAGAGAGGATGTCCCCGAGAATTCGCAGATGCTGCTCCGCTCGGCCGACATGCGGTATTTCGGCGAGGGCCAGGAGATGAACATCACGCTGCCGGGGAACGGCGGCTTCGCCAAATCCCTCGAGGCGGCGGTGACGGCCTTCCATGAGGCCTACCGGTTCGAGTTCGGATTCAACTACAAGGGCCGCGTACCGGTTGAGCTGGTGAATCTCAGGCTGACCGCGGCGGGGAAGATCAGGTGCGCGGAGCGGCAGAAATATCCGGCCGGCCAGGGCGCCGATCGGGCCCGCAAGGGGGAGCGGCCGGTCTATTTCCCGGAGGATGGCTTCCGGCCCACCGCCTTCTACGACCGGATGTTGCTGGGCGGGGGCGACGCCTTCGAGGGGCCGGCCATCGTCGAGGATTTCGGATCGACGACGGTGGTGCCGCCGGGCGGAAGGTGCGAGGTGGACGAATGGGGGAACCTGCGGATCGCCCTTCCTGCCGCGGAGGAGAAGGCGGAGAGCGCCTCGCCGGGGGCGAGCCCTGTTGTGCAGGAGATCGTCGAGGGCGCCCTCTACGCCGCCGAGCGTGAGATGGAGGATTTGGTCGAGCGCACGGCGCGCTCCCCGCTCATCCGCGACATGCACGACTACCGGGTCGGCCTCTTCGACCGGGAAGGGAACAAGCTGACGGGCCGCTCCTACTCGGCGGTGGTGGGCCCGGTGCTGAAAAACTGGCCGATCGGGGAGATTCACGAGGGCGATGTCTTTCTCTGGAACGATGTTTATCTCGCCGAGGGCGGCATCGGCCATCTGCCGGATTTGTGCTCGTGCGTTCCCATCTTCCACCGCGGCGAGCTGGCGGCCTTCGCGCTGGCCTTCGGCCACCACGACGACATCGGCGGAATGGTGCCGGGGAGTCTGCCCACCAACGCGACGGAGATCTTCCAGGAAGGGCTCCTCGTGCCCCCCATCAAGCTTTACGAAAAAGGGGTCCGGAACGAGGCGGCCTACCAGATCATCTTCCGGAACAGTCGCCTGTCCGAGCACCTGCAGGCCGACATCGACGCCGAGATCGGCGCCTGCCGCGCGGGCGGGGCGCGCATGGTGGAACTGCTCGACCGGTTCGGGCAAGAGACGGTCTTCGCGTGTTTCGCGGCGCTGCTCGATAAGTGCGAGAACACCATTCGCGAGGAGCTGCTCTCGAAGATCGAGGACGGCACCTACGAATGGGAGGACTACATCGAGAGCGACGGCGTGGAGAAGGACAAGCTCCACGCCCTCAAGCTGCGGATGACGAAAAAAGAGGGCCGCCTCATCCTCGACTTTTCCGGCACCTCGCCCCAGGCCAAGGGGCCCATCAACTGGCCGGGCAACTACGCGGACGGGGCGTTCCTGAAGAAATGGATCGGGCCCATCCTCCGCAATCTGGCCGACAGCTACGATCGGATGTTCGAGGTGGACATCAACGAGGGGATCTGCCGCCTCATTGACGTGAAGTTCCCGCCGCCGGGCACCCTGATCACCCCCGAGTTCCCGGCCCCGACGAACATGCGCACCTTCACCATCTTGCGCCTTCTGAGCCTGTTCTGCGGCGTGCTGGGCCTCGCCACGCGCGGCAAGATGCCCGCCGATCAGGAGACGATCCGCTACTGGGGCCTCCACGGCCGCGACGCGGACGGGAAGTTCTTCCTCTTCCGCGAAATTCTGGGCGGAGGCTCGGGCGGAAGGGAGTGGGGCGACGGGGTGGACTGCATCCACGTGGTGCCGAACAGCCGAAACCTTCCCGTCGAATTCAGCGAGAGCCGCTTCCCGGTGCGGATCGAGCGCCTGGGTCTTGCCGAGGACTCGGGCGGGCCGGGAAACCGGCGGGGCGGCCTTGGCTACTTCAAGGAGGTGCGCGTGCTGTGCGAGTGCGAGGCCCTGAGCAACGCGGACCGCTCGGTGCTCTCCCCCTGGGGGGTGAACGGCGGCCGCGCGGGGGGGCGCTACAGCGTAACCATCAATCCGGGAACGCCCGTCGAGAAGGAAGTGCCCGCCCTCAGCAACCGGATCCAGGTGCACGAGGGTGACCTGATCCGCGTGGTGACGACCGGGGGGGGCGGATGGGGCGATCCGGCCGCCCGTGAGCCCCAGCGGGTGCGCGAGGATGTCCTCCAGGGCAAGGTGAGCGCCGAGAGCGCCATGCGCCACTACGGGGTGATTTTCAAGAATCAGGAAGATTTCGAGCTGGACGGGGAGGGAACCGTCGCCTTTCGCCAGATGATGGTGTCGAGAAGAAAGAAGATTGGCTTTTTCGATCGGGGGCCGGGCTTCGACGCGCTCCGCGAGGCGTCGAACAGGAAGGAGAAAAAACGGAAACCTGTTCCGGGGAAGCCGCGCTAG